AGAACATCTCCAACACAGTCCAGCAGCTGCTGCTTTCCAAGGCCGCCATGCCCCAAAAGAAGGGTGTGAAGACCCTGGTGTCCAGGACACCAGAGCAGCACAAAAGCCAGCACTGCAGCCCCGAGGGCAGCGGCTACTCAGCTGAGCAGGCGGGTACGCCACTATCAGAGCCGCCAAGCAGCACGCCACAGTCCAGCCACGCTGAGCCACCCGAGGCTGACTACCTGAGCGGCTCCGAGGACCCTCTGGAGCGTGGCTTCCTCTATTGTACCCAGGCCCGCGGCAGCCCCGCCAGGGCCAACAGCAGCTCGAAGGCCAAGCCTGAGTCCGTGTCCACCTGTTCTGTGACCTCTCCTGATGACATGTCCACCAAGTCTGACGACTCCTTCCAGAGCCTTCACAGCAGTTTGCCGCTCGACAACTTCTCCAAGTTCGTGTCCAGCGAGCAGGACTGCCCGCGGCTGCTGCTCAGCGCCCTGGCGCAGGAGGACCTGGCCTCCGAGATCCTGGGCCTGCAGGAGGCCATCGGCGAGAAGGCCGACAAGGCTTGGGCCGAGGTCTCTGGCCTCTCCAAGGATGCCACCAAGCCACCCTTCACGCTGGAGAACCATAGCACCTGCCTGGACTCCATGGCCAAGAACACGTGGCCACGGCCAGGGGAGCCCGAGGCCCTGCCTGAGTCCTTACAGCTGGACAAGGGGAGCAACACCAAGGACTTCAGCCCGGGGCTGTTTGAAGACCCCTCTGTGGGCTTCGTCACTCCAGACCCCAAGAAAACCACTGGTCCCCTCTCCTTTGGTGAGCGGCCCACCCTTGGGGCTGCCACTTCAGACCCCACCGCAGCCGCTTTTGACTGCTTCCCAGACACAGCCACGACCAGCTCGGCAGACACCGCCACCCCCTTTGCCTGGCCTGAGGAGAACCTGGGCGATGCTTGTCCCCGGTGGGGACTGCACCCCAGCGAGCTCACCAAGGGTCTGGAGCAGGGTTCGAAGGCCTCGGACAGCATTGGCAAGGAGGATGCCCATGAGGCTTCAGCCTGCCTGGGTTTCCGGGAGGAGGAGCCCGCTGGGGAGCAGGCCACCCTGCCCCGGGACAcccagcaggaggaggtgggtggggtgaagGAAGAGGCAGGTGGGCTGCTGCAGTGCCCTGAGGTAGGCAAGGCCGAGGTGTGGCTAGAGGATGGCAGGCACTGCTGCTCCGCTGCGGACTTCGGCGACCTGCCGCTGCTGCCGCCCCCCGGCAGGAAGGAGGACCTGGAGGCGGAGGAGGAGTACTCCTCCCTGTGCGAGCTCCTGGGCAGCCCCGACCAGAGGCCCGGCCTGCGGGACCCGCTGTCCCCAAAGGCCCCGCTGATGTGTAccaaggaggaggtggaggaggctcTGGATCCCAAAGCTGGCTGGGGCTCCCCATGCCACCTCTCTGGAGAGTCTGTCATCTTGCTGGGCCCCACTGTGGGCGCTGAGTCGAAGGTCCAGAGCTGGTTTGAGTCCTCCTTGTCCCACATGAAGCCCGGGGAAGAAGGGCCCAGTGGGGCACTGGCTCCGGGGGATCCTGCCACCCTGGCCCCAGAGGCCTCCTTGGCCCAGAAGCCCAACAAGCCCGCCGTTCCTGAGGCACCCATTGCAAAGAAAGAGCCCGTGCCACGGGGCAAAAGCTTACGGAGCAGGCGGGTGCATCGGGGGCTTCCCGAGGCTGAGGACTCCCCATGCAGGGCACCGGTTCTGCCCAAAGACCTCCTGCTGCCCGAATCCTGCACAGGGCCCCCCCAGGGACAGATGGAAGGGGCCGGAGCCCCAGGCCGGGGGGCCTCAGAAGGGCTCCCCAGGATGTGTACCCGCTCCTTCACAGCCCTGAGTGAGCCCCGCACGCCTGGCCCTCCTGGACTGatcaccacccctgccccaccagaAAAGCTGGGGGGCAGGCAGCGAGCTGCCTTCAAGTCTGGCAAGCGTGCGGGGAAGCCCTCCCCCAAGGCGGCATCCAGCCCCAGCAACCCGGCCGCCCTGCCAGTGGCCTCTGACAGCAGCCCCATGGGCTCCAAGACCAAGGAGACAGACTCTCCCAGCCCCCCTGGCAGAGACCAGCGCTCCATGATCCTTCGGTCCCGCACCAGAACCCAGGAGGTCTTCCACTGCAAGCGGCGGCGACCCTCGGACAGCCGGGTCCCCAACTGCCGGGCCGCCAAGAAGCTGCTTGCCAACAACCACCTGCCTGCCACGTTCAAGGTCTCTGGCAACTCCCAGAAGGAGGGCAGGGCTGGTCAGTGGGTGAGGGTCCCCAAGCCCAGCGCAGGTGGCAAGCTCTCTGATCGGCCCCTCCATGCTCTCAAAAGGAAGTCGGCCTTCGTGGCACCGGTCCCCACCAAGAAGCGGAACCTAGTCTTACGGAGTGGCAGTGCCAGTGGCAGCCAGGGGGACGTGAAGGAGGAGCGAGCTGAGGGGTCCCCTACCCTCTTCAAGAGGGTGTCTTCCCCTAAGAAAGCCAAGCCCGCCAAAGGCAATAGCGAGCCCACCTTGAAGCTCCTGGCCCCAGAGACGCCTGACACCTGTCTCAAGATGGCTTCACGGGCAGCCTTTCAGGGGGCCATGAAGACCAAGGTGCTGCCGCCCCGGAAAGGCCGGGGCCTGAagctggaggccattgtgcagaAGATCACCTCACCCAGCCTGAAAAAGTTTGCATGCAAAACGCCTGGGACCACTCCTGGGCACCCTCTGAGCCCACCCCTCTCTGAGAAGGACCGAGGGCCCAAGAGCACCAGGGGCAGCCCCGTAGGGGCAGAAGGTCCCTCAAACATGGGCGCGGGCCAGAAGCTCCCGGCAACTTTGGGGACCGACCCATTTTGCAGAAATACGGCCAACAGATCCTTGAAAGGCAAACTCATAAATAGTAAGAAATTGTCCTCAACTGACTATTTCAAAACTGAGGACTTGGTGTCCCCAGAGGCCCTGTCACCTGGGGGAACTGCTCTGGCACCGAAAAAGAGAAGCCGGAAAGGCAGAGCTGCAGCCCTGGGACTCCCCAAAGGGCCCCTGGAGAAGCAGCCCCATCTAGGCCCTGCCCTGCTCTTGACTCCCAGAGACAGGACCAACAGCATGCAGGGGGCCAGTGAGGACAGCTCTGGTGGGGGAAGCAAGAAGCCAAAGATGGAGGGGCTGGGCTtggccccccagccccctgaCGGCCGGTCCTGCCAGCCCCAGATGAGGGCACAGAAGCAGCCGGGCCACGCCAACTACAGCAGCTATTCCAAGCGGAAGCGCCTCACGCGGGGCCGAGCCAAGAATGCCACCTCCTCACCCTGCAAGGGGCGTGCCAAgaggcggcggcagcagcaggtGCTGCCCCTGGATCCTGCTGAGCCTGAAATCCGCCTCAAGTACATTTCCTCGTGCAAGCGGCTGCGGGCAGACAGCCGCACCCCAGCCTTCTCGCCCTTCGTGCGGGTTGAGAAGCGAGATGCATTCACCACTGTATGCACTGTTGTCAACTCCCCTGGGGAGGAGCCCAAGTCCCACAGAAAaccttcctcctctgcctcttcttcctcatcatcCTCCTCCCTAGACACAGCTGGGGCCTCCCTGGCCACTCTCCCTGGAGGCTCTTCTGTCCTGCAGCCTcggccctctctgcccctctcctccaCCATGCACCTGGGGCCCGTGGTTTCCAAGGCCCTGAGTACCTCTTGCCTTGTTTGCTGCCTCTGCCAAAACCCGGCCAACTTCAAGGACCTTGGAGACCTCTGCGGGCCCTACTACCCTGAACACTGCCTCCCCAAAAAGAAGCCAAAACTCAAGGAGAAGGTGCGGCCCGAAGGCACCTGCGAGGAGGCCTCACTGCCCCTCGAGAGAACACTCAAGGGCCTTGAGTGCacagctgctgccaccaccaccaccggaAAGGCTCCCCGGCCTGACAGCTCAGCTGACCTGGCCAAGCAGGGCTCACTACGCACCAGTGCCCGGGGCCTATCCCGGCGACTGCAGAGTTGCTACTGCTGTGATGGTCGAGGGGACGTCAGTGAGGAGGTGGCCCCCGCTACTGACAAGACCCGCAAACATGAATGCAACAAGGAGGCAACAGCAGAGCCCGGCGGGGACACCCAGGAGCACTGGGTGCACGAGGCCTGTGCTGTGTGGACGGGCGGGGTCTACCTGGTGGCCGGGAAGCTCTTTGGGCTGCAGGAGGCCATGAAGGTGGCCTTGGACAGGGTAAGAGGCTAGCCTAGGGGGGCGGGGAGCTCGGTCTCCACAGGCCAGGTGGGCAGGCAGTCAGGGAGccccctgctgccccagcacttCGATTTGAGCCAAACAGGCCCACAATGAAGAATTAGCATCTGAAGGGTTTGGGGCAATGGCAGTACAGCTCAGGCCGAGGCAGACCTCACGCAGCCCCATCCCACACTTCCCACCTCGGCCCTCCTTGCCTTCCCAGCCTCGCCACACGCTCCGCTGGCCCCTTCCAGCTccagagccccctgcccccctcttCAGGTAACCAGCCAAGAGGCTGGGGTCCCCTACAGGTTGAGGGACTTCCCAGAGTGGAACATCAGGCTGGCCCACCACAGGAGGCTACCCTAGCTCAAATACCTGTGAGATGGAGCTGGGGACTGAGGGGACAAGCCCCTCAGACAACAGGAGGTTGGACTGTGTCCCCTCTGCTGGACGGCCCCTGGGCCACACAGCTCccctcatgcagggtggccccaggaccTCTCGTCAATGGTCCTGAAATGGTCCCTGAGGGCCTTCAGGTGCCGAGGTCTTCGAGCAGGAATGCAGTCTGGGTCCAGAGCCCAGCACTGCCCCTCCTCGCCACGTGGCTCTAGTCAGGGGCGTTGCCTCTCTGCACCCCGACTTCCTCATATTAGTTCCCAGCTCTGAGGGGCCCTGAGGGTTGAGTTAAAGGCCATGCCAGGCCTGCCTGAGTGCTGTTGACTTTGCTGGGCTAGAACTAGTGACCACAGCAGGGGCCACATCACCACCCACGGTGTCCCTCCCACTGGGGTTACCACAGGTCTCACTCCTCACACGAGGGGTACAGGGGGCACTCAGACAGAACCCTGGCAGCAGTCAGCAGGAGGCATCTGGGACAGGGCAGTGGGGGTCAGAGTTCTGTCCCTGAGACCCGTGCTCCTGCCCCCCATTGCCCCCCCCACACTCAGCCATAGTCCAGTAGGGTGACGTACTCTGGCACTGGGAGCactgcccagccccagccccagccccagggatcCTCGTCCTCCCCTACCCAGCCCCACAGCCCGCATATCAGCTCCTTTGCCacacctctcccccaccccagccctgccccaccccccgacTAGCCCCCCGTGCTCACTCTGGGCTGGGCTGCGGGTCCACATGGTGGTGCGCCCTCCCCAAGGGCAGCCGAGGTCCCAGCCGCTACCCTGCCAGGCCTGCTGATGCTCGCCTTACTTCTGCTCTCCGGAGGAACAGAGGTGGGGACCCACTTCTTCTGTGTCCCTTCCTGGGAACCCCACACACAATCTGTCCCTGAGCCCTGTCATGTCCACCCCTGGGACCTCAGTTTCACACTCTGCCCAGAGTCGAGACCTCACCCAGAGCTCCCATGGGCCCGTCTCTCCTCTAGGGAGGCCAGGCCCTAGATGTCGAGGAGGTGGGCGCTGGCTGAGGTGGGCTGCGTCAGGAGGCCCCATTTGGGTCCCTCTTCCGGCCTGGGGCCCTTCAGCAGGTCCATGAGCCACAGCCCCTCTCAGTGCGGGTGCTGAGGTCAGAAGGCCCTGGAGCTTCTGTCCATCTGTCCGTCTGTTTCTCCACTCTAAAACATCCCACGAGGCTTGTTGGGAGGCCTCAGTGCGGGTCTCACACCTGAGGGCTGCTTGTGGGCTGGACATGGGCCTCATCTGGGGTCCCACTCCCACTTCCACTCCCCTATTTGGGATAGGAATTGGGGGAAGCGTTGGGCCCCAGAGTCCCAGGGTGTCTCAGCCCTGATCAGAAGAAAACTGCCTGTTCAGAGGCACCGTGTGAAAACCTGCTGTTCCCGAATGTACCTCACTCTCCCACCGGGACCTCTGCTACTCTCAGCTTGGTACAGGGGACATTCCCAGGCGTTCCTCAGGCTAGGCCTGTGAAGCGGGGAGGAGACTTTATTCCTGTCTGTCTCccagctgctggggtggggtctCCCTCAGTCCTGGGGCCTGAAATggagcccaccccaccccgggcAGCATGGGGCAGTGCATACCAGCCCGTGCTCCAGCCTAGCTGCTGGCAAGTCACTCAGCCTCTATGTGCTCTCATTGGTAACCAGCTTAAAGAACAGCAATGCCAATGCCAGAAGGTTGTCATGAGGAGGCAGCTCCCAAGCACACCTGGCACATCCTGAGTTCTAGGTATTCGTTCCAGGGGCTCAGCATCTGGGCCCGGGGCCTGCTGCCCTCCCCACTTTCTCTTGGACCGCGCTCCCCTACCCTACAGGCTGTGGTCTGCAGGACTTGGGGCCCGACTtgtccctgcccagggcccagaTTTTGTTTCGCACTCTCAATGGCCTTCCTAGCCTTTCCCTGTCCTGGCCACATCTCCCCCCAGGTGGCTTGGCCAGGTGTGGGGTAGCTCCCAAGCTCAGCAGACACATTTTTAAGACCCAGAGGGAGCCGGCCACCATACCGGACAGCATAAGGTTCACGTTAACCCCGCATCTGGGGGTTGGCCGTGTCATCTCCCAGGTCCTGAGAAGGGTGAATGGCGCGTCTGAGGGTGGCCCATCTTTTCCAAGATCAGCGCTTGGTCTGCTGCCAGGAAGGGCAGGAAACAACCTTTGTGCCCTCTCGCCTGCAGTGGGAGTCTCAGTTCCACTGTAAACTGGGTTCATGACGTTCCCTGCTGCAAGTGCTGCCTGGTGGTGTCCATGGGCGAGGGCACACCCTCCGCATTCCTCATGCAGAAGCCCCACCAGTGCCAGCTGGTAGCTATGGCCATCGAGGTGACTGGCACCAGCAGTTCTTGTCATCCACTGGGCACATGATGGCTCATTTAATATTCACGGCCACCCCAAGGGGGCACTGTCTCACTGTGCAGCTGAGGCGCTGAGAGTCTGAGTGGCCAGCTGAGGTCTCACAGGGCTACATGGCGGAGCCAGGACTCAGGCCCAGGTCTGCAGGAGGCCAAGGCCACAGGTTCATCCACAAagagcccttcctccctcccccaaagggCCCCCCCACCCAGGTGGCAGCTCAGGGGTTGCCACAGAATCACCCATGTGGGCATGTGCACCCATTCTGAGCCTCCCGGCCAATCGTCAGGGGCCATTGTGTGGGAAGGAGGCGGGGACTGTGCGGTGCCTCTGGAAAGCCCACCTGCCCGGCCCCTCAGTGGCAGGCTCACCCgtctttcctctttcctcaccAGACTTGTTCCAGCTGCCAGGAAGCCGGGGCTACCATCGGGTGCTCCCACAAAGGCTGCATCCACACTTACCATTACCCGTGTGCCAGTGATGCAGGTAAGAGCCAGC
This window of the Desmodus rotundus isolate HL8 chromosome 9, HLdesRot8A.1, whole genome shotgun sequence genome carries:
- the RAI1 gene encoding retinoic acid-induced protein 1 is translated as MQSFRERCGFHGKQQNYQQTSQETSRLENYRQQSQAGLSCDRQRLLAKDYYSPQPYPGYEGSAGTAAGTARGGKGLPSQQVLPGRPAFSSYSVQDSSPYPGRYAGEESLQAWGTPQPPPPQPQTLPGGVGKYDENLMKKTAVPPGRQYPEQGAQLPFRTHPLHTQPQPPAPPQPLAYPKLQRQKLQNDIASPLPFPQGSPFPQQSQSFSTSSTYSSTGQGSGQGSHSYKSCTAPSTQPHDRPLAASASLAPGQGVQNLHAYQSGRLSYNQQKQQQQQQQQQQTLQSRHHAQETLHYQNLAKYQHYGPQGPGYCQPDTAVRTPEQYYQTFSPSSSHSPARSLGRSPSYSSTPSPLMPNLENFPYSQQPLSTGAFPAGIADHSHFMPLLNPSPTDAASSVDTQASNCKPLQKDKLPESLLSDLSLQSLTALTSQVENISNTVQQLLLSKAAMPQKKGVKTLVSRTPEQHKSQHCSPEGSGYSAEQAGTPLSEPPSSTPQSSHAEPPEADYLSGSEDPLERGFLYCTQARGSPARANSSSKAKPESVSTCSVTSPDDMSTKSDDSFQSLHSSLPLDNFSKFVSSEQDCPRLLLSALAQEDLASEILGLQEAIGEKADKAWAEVSGLSKDATKPPFTLENHSTCLDSMAKNTWPRPGEPEALPESLQLDKGSNTKDFSPGLFEDPSVGFVTPDPKKTTGPLSFGERPTLGAATSDPTAAAFDCFPDTATTSSADTATPFAWPEENLGDACPRWGLHPSELTKGLEQGSKASDSIGKEDAHEASACLGFREEEPAGEQATLPRDTQQEEVGGVKEEAGGLLQCPEVGKAEVWLEDGRHCCSAADFGDLPLLPPPGRKEDLEAEEEYSSLCELLGSPDQRPGLRDPLSPKAPLMCTKEEVEEALDPKAGWGSPCHLSGESVILLGPTVGAESKVQSWFESSLSHMKPGEEGPSGALAPGDPATLAPEASLAQKPNKPAVPEAPIAKKEPVPRGKSLRSRRVHRGLPEAEDSPCRAPVLPKDLLLPESCTGPPQGQMEGAGAPGRGASEGLPRMCTRSFTALSEPRTPGPPGLITTPAPPEKLGGRQRAAFKSGKRAGKPSPKAASSPSNPAALPVASDSSPMGSKTKETDSPSPPGRDQRSMILRSRTRTQEVFHCKRRRPSDSRVPNCRAAKKLLANNHLPATFKVSGNSQKEGRAGQWVRVPKPSAGGKLSDRPLHALKRKSAFVAPVPTKKRNLVLRSGSASGSQGDVKEERAEGSPTLFKRVSSPKKAKPAKGNSEPTLKLLAPETPDTCLKMASRAAFQGAMKTKVLPPRKGRGLKLEAIVQKITSPSLKKFACKTPGTTPGHPLSPPLSEKDRGPKSTRGSPVGAEGPSNMGAGQKLPATLGTDPFCRNTANRSLKGKLINSKKLSSTDYFKTEDLVSPEALSPGGTALAPKKRSRKGRAAALGLPKGPLEKQPHLGPALLLTPRDRTNSMQGASEDSSGGGSKKPKMEGLGLAPQPPDGRSCQPQMRAQKQPGHANYSSYSKRKRLTRGRAKNATSSPCKGRAKRRRQQQVLPLDPAEPEIRLKYISSCKRLRADSRTPAFSPFVRVEKRDAFTTVCTVVNSPGEEPKSHRKPSSSASSSSSSSSLDTAGASLATLPGGSSVLQPRPSLPLSSTMHLGPVVSKALSTSCLVCCLCQNPANFKDLGDLCGPYYPEHCLPKKKPKLKEKVRPEGTCEEASLPLERTLKGLECTAAATTTTGKAPRPDSSADLAKQGSLRTSARGLSRRLQSCYCCDGRGDVSEEVAPATDKTRKHECNKEATAEPGGDTQEHWVHEACAVWTGGVYLVAGKLFGLQEAMKVALDRTCSSCQEAGATIGCSHKGCIHTYHYPCASDAGCIFTEDNFSLKCPQHKRLPL